One genomic window of Clostridium taeniosporum includes the following:
- the rplT gene encoding 50S ribosomal protein L20, giving the protein MARVKRAKNARKNHKKVLKLAKGYYGGKSKLFKTANESVIRALRNAYVGRKNKKRDYRRLWIARINAATRMNGLSYSKFMNGIKLAGIDINRKMLSEIAINDAKAFADLVEVAKKQLNA; this is encoded by the coding sequence ATGGCAAGAGTAAAGAGAGCAAAAAACGCTCGTAAGAATCATAAAAAAGTTTTAAAACTTGCAAAAGGATATTACGGTGGAAAGAGTAAGTTATTTAAAACAGCTAATGAATCAGTAATAAGAGCATTAAGAAATGCTTATGTTGGAAGAAAGAATAAGAAGAGAGATTACAGAAGATTATGGATTGCTAGAATAAATGCAGCAACTAGAATGAATGGTCTTTCATATTCTAAATTCATGAACGGAATTAAATTAGCTGGAATAGATATAAACAGAAAAATGTTATCAGAAATCGCTATCAATGATGCAAAAGCATTTGCTGATTTAGTAGAAGTAGCTAAAAAACAATTAAACGCTTAA